The following proteins are encoded in a genomic region of Eulemur rufifrons isolate Redbay chromosome 18, OSU_ERuf_1, whole genome shotgun sequence:
- the LOC138398797 gene encoding olfactory receptor 2W3-like, protein MTNQSCQERFILLRFSDRPRLEHILFVFVLIFYLVTLVGNILIILVSRLDPSLHTPMYFFLTNLSFLDLCFTTSSIPQLLFNLGGLDKTISHMGCAIQLFMFLGLGGAECVLLAVMAYDRFTAICKPLHYSVIMYPRLCWQLVSVAWGVGLLNSLVMSPVTMKLPRCGRCKVKHFLCEMPALIKIACVDTVAMESTVFILSVIIVLVPLSLILISYSYIALAVLRIQSAAGRRKAFNTCGSHLTVVSLFYGNIIYMYMQPGNNSSQDQGKFLTLFYNLVTPMLNPVIYTLRNKDVKGALKRLVSRKQGDSHFF, encoded by the coding sequence ATGACCAACCAGAGCTGCCAGGAACGGTTCATCTTACTGCGTTTCTCAGACAGACCCAGGCTGGAGCATATCCTCTTTGTGTTTGTCCTCATCTTCTACCTTGTGACTTTAGTGGGCAACATCCTCATTATCTTGGTCTCCCGCCTGGACCCTTCTCTCCACAcgcccatgtacttcttccttaCTAACTTGTCCTTCCTAGACCTCTGCTTCACCACCAGTTCCATCCCCCAGCTACTTTTCAACCTAGGCGGGCTGGATAAGACCATCAGCCACATGGGCTGTGCCATCCAGCTCTTCATGTTCCTGGGGCTGGGTGGCGCGGAATGTGTTCTCTTGGCGGTTATGGCTTATGACCGCTTCACCGCAATCTGCAAGCCCCTTCATTATTCTGTCATTATGTATCCTCGGCTCTGCTGGCAATTGGTGTCTGTGGCCTGGGGGGTTGGACTCCTCAACTCCCTAGTTATGTCTCCGGTAACTATGAAGCTACCACGATGTGGGAGATGTAAGGTGAAACATTTCCTATGTGAGATGCCAGCTCTGATAAAAATCGCCTGTGTGGACACAGTGGCTATGGAGAGCACTGTTTTCATCCTGTCAGTAATAATTGTCTTGGTGCCCCTGTCTCTTATCCTCATCTCGTACAGCTACATTGCCCTGGCGGTGCTGAGAATCCAGTCGGCTGCAGGAAGAAGGAAGGCTTTCAACACGTGTGGGTCCCACCTCACTGTAGTCTCCTTGTTTTACGGGAATATAATCTATATGTATATGCAACCAGGAAATAATTCTTCTCAGGACCAAGGGAAATTCCTTACCCTCTTCTACAATTTGGTGACCCCTATGTTAAACCCTGTCATCTACACACTGAGAAACAAGGACGTGAAGGGTGCACTGAAGAGGCTTGTGTCTAGAAAGCAAGGTGACAGTCACTTTTTCTAA